The following proteins come from a genomic window of Pichia kudriavzevii chromosome 1, complete sequence:
- a CDS encoding uncharacterized protein (PKUD0A00770; similar to Saccharomyces cerevisiae YGR195W (SKI6); ancestral locus Anc_5.146), whose product MSRSELLSPEGMRVDGRRYNELRAFECKINTHQHSADGSAYISQGNTKVLCLVRGPSDTLVPSSSNSVTPNNPTEPTISVSIIQPPYAKMERKSTSKNDRRLTELAIFIKRALQQTIVKKNYSRTLIDVSITVLQLDGGLLAACMNAATLAFIDAGIAMYDYISACSVALYDNCPLLDSNSLEETDLSNLTIGVVGNSEKINLLLMEDKIPLDKLQILINLGINGCHTIRQLMDSTVREIGLDILSKKE is encoded by the coding sequence atgtCTAGATCAGAACTGTTATCTCCAGAAGGAATGAGAGTCGATGGCCGTCGTTATAACGAACTGAGGGCTTTTGAATGTAAAATCAACACCCACCAGCACTCTGCCGATGGTTCGGCATACATCTCCCAGGGCAATACAAAAGTCTTGTGTCTTGTTCGTGGACCATCCGATACCCTAGTCCcctcatcttcaaattctgtAACTCCAAATAATCCGACAGAACCAACAATCTCTGTCTCCATAATACAGCCGCCGTACGCCAAAATGGagagaaaatcaacttctaaGAACGACCGCCGCCTGACCGAATTGGccattttcatcaagagGGCATTGCAGCAAACCATTGtcaagaaaaattattccAGAACCCTTATTGACGTCTCAATCACAGTTTTACAGCTAGATGGTGGTCTACTAGCGGCATGCATGAATGCGGCAACTTTGGCCTTCATTGATGCTGGAATCGCAATGTACGATTATATCTCTGCTTGTTCTGTCGCTTTATACGATAACTGTCCGCTATTAGACTCAAACTCCTTGGAGGAAACCGACTTGAGCAACCTCACCATAGGCGTGGTTGGTAACAGTGAGAAGATTAACCTGCTATTGATGGAAGACAAAATCCCACTCGATAAACTAcaaatattgataaatttaGGAATAAACGGTTGCCACACTATACGACAATTGATGGATTCCACCGTTAGAGAAATCGGCCTTGACATActatcaaagaaagaataG
- a CDS encoding uncharacterized protein (PKUD0A00775) yields MHWKNEASLTRDQLANERSILASFRCTCTSLLSGASIMMAMLNVLVGSATNSARYRTFLHQYVSFLKPTVVYLMSVGLFVSINGFLRGVRNIFSIPKSSIHPSVLGMGLLFVGVFVVDVILLKECIVLGIKSVL; encoded by the coding sequence ATGCATTGGAAAAACGAGGCATCATTAACAAGGGACCAACTTGCCAATGAGCGGTCCATCTTGGCCTCGTTCCGATGTACATGCACCTCTCTTCTCTCGGGGGCATCCATCATGATGGCAATGCTTAACGTTCTTGTTGGCTCGGCAACAAATTCTGCCCGCTATAGaacatttcttcatcagtaTGTTAGTTTTCTAAAACCAACGGTGGTATATCTCATGTCGGTTGGACTCTTTGTCTCAATCAATGGCTTTCTCCGTGGTGTTCGCAATATCTTCTCTATTCCAAAGAGCAGCATTCACCCTTCGGTTCTTGGAATGGGTCTTCTCTTTGTCGGTGTTTTTGTCGTCGATGTCATTCTTCTCAAGGAATGTATTGTTCTAGGAATAAAGAGCGTTTTGTAA